The following proteins are encoded in a genomic region of Arthrobacter jiangjiafuii:
- a CDS encoding thiamine pyrophosphate-requiring protein, translating to MGGAQEEPELVADLMVRRLKAWGVGRIFGYSGDGINPLMGALRRASGPEFIQARHEENAAFMAVGHAKYTGEVGVVVSTQGPGAIHLLNGLYDARMDSVPVVAIVGQQSLSVLGSAYMQEVDLMHLFRDVASGFRQQVSSPEQAPLVIDRAFKEALATRTPSVVILPHDVQQAPAPELDQEHGVLSTAPVWVPAQIQPRHQDIQAAADLLNNGQKVALLVGQGARHAQEQVVAVAEKLGAAITTSLLGKPYVDESLPLAAGVMGHLGTSASGFALANCDTLLIIGSNDPWTEFYPPPGAARAVQIDIDSAAIGNRYPVETAVTGEAAASLDALLPLLKDRGRTPWRDDVEQAVRSWHELSLERAFTPADPVNPERVVHELSRRLPANAQVAVDVGSSVYWYARQLRLPPGVPAHLSSTLASMGCAVPYGIAAKLAAPDRPLVALAGDGAMQMAGITELITVSRLWQQWKDPRFIVCVLNNRELAEVTWEQREMETEPRFESSQALPDFNYAGYAELLGFEGIRVEDPELLGQAWDRALAANRPCIIEVLTDPDVPLLPPFPGGRAQAESMMEAMEKEGPQTQHARDLLSVYLRQEQALAED from the coding sequence ATGGGTGGAGCACAGGAAGAGCCGGAGCTGGTTGCGGACCTGATGGTCCGGCGGCTGAAGGCCTGGGGCGTGGGCCGGATCTTCGGCTACAGCGGGGACGGCATCAACCCCCTGATGGGCGCCCTGCGCCGGGCCAGCGGGCCGGAGTTCATCCAGGCGCGGCACGAGGAAAACGCGGCGTTCATGGCCGTGGGCCACGCGAAGTACACCGGGGAAGTGGGGGTGGTGGTTTCCACTCAGGGGCCCGGTGCCATCCACCTGCTCAACGGCCTCTACGACGCCCGGATGGATTCCGTGCCGGTGGTGGCCATCGTCGGGCAGCAAAGCCTGAGCGTCCTGGGTTCGGCCTATATGCAGGAGGTGGACCTGATGCACCTCTTCCGTGACGTGGCCTCCGGCTTCCGCCAGCAGGTCTCCAGCCCGGAGCAGGCGCCGCTGGTCATTGACCGGGCCTTCAAGGAAGCGCTGGCCACCCGCACGCCGTCCGTGGTGATCCTGCCGCATGACGTCCAGCAGGCTCCGGCCCCGGAGCTGGACCAGGAACACGGCGTGCTCAGCACGGCTCCGGTCTGGGTGCCGGCGCAGATCCAGCCCCGGCACCAGGACATCCAGGCTGCCGCCGACCTGCTCAACAACGGGCAGAAGGTGGCGCTGCTGGTGGGGCAGGGCGCCCGGCACGCGCAGGAGCAGGTGGTGGCAGTCGCCGAAAAACTGGGCGCCGCCATTACCACCAGCCTGCTCGGCAAGCCCTACGTCGATGAATCGCTGCCGCTGGCCGCCGGCGTGATGGGCCACCTGGGCACCTCCGCCAGCGGATTCGCGCTGGCCAACTGCGACACGCTGCTGATCATCGGCTCCAACGATCCCTGGACCGAGTTCTATCCGCCGCCCGGCGCCGCCCGGGCGGTGCAGATCGATATTGATTCCGCCGCCATCGGCAACCGGTATCCGGTGGAAACCGCCGTGACCGGAGAGGCAGCCGCCAGCCTGGACGCGCTGCTGCCGCTGCTGAAGGACCGCGGCCGCACCCCCTGGCGCGACGACGTCGAACAGGCCGTGCGCTCCTGGCACGAGTTGTCCCTGGAGCGGGCCTTCACCCCGGCGGATCCGGTCAACCCGGAACGCGTTGTCCACGAGCTGAGCCGCCGCCTGCCGGCCAACGCGCAGGTGGCGGTCGACGTCGGCAGTTCCGTCTACTGGTACGCCCGCCAGCTGCGTCTGCCGCCCGGAGTTCCGGCCCACCTGTCCAGCACGCTGGCCAGCATGGGCTGCGCCGTGCCGTACGGGATAGCCGCGAAGCTCGCCGCCCCGGACCGGCCGCTGGTCGCGCTGGCCGGTGACGGGGCCATGCAGATGGCCGGCATCACTGAACTGATTACCGTCAGCCGGCTCTGGCAGCAGTGGAAGGACCCGCGGTTTATTGTCTGCGTGCTGAACAACCGCGAACTGGCCGAGGTCACCTGGGAACAGCGGGAGATGGAAACCGAGCCCCGGTTTGAATCCAGCCAGGCGCTGCCGGACTTCAACTATGCCGGCTACGCGGAGCTGTTGGGCTTCGAGGGCATCAGGGTGGAGGACCCGGAACTGCTGGGGCAGGCCTGGGACCGGGCGCTCGCCGCGAACCGGCCGTGCATCATCGAGGTCCTCACGGACCCGGATGTTCCGCTGCTGCCGCCGTTCCCCGGCGGCAGGGCACAGGCGGAATCCATGATGGAAGCGATGGAAAAGGAAGGCCCGCAGACGCAGCACGCCCGGGACCTGCTCTCCGTCTACCTCCGCCAGGAGCAGGCACTGGCGGAGGACTGA
- a CDS encoding SDR family NAD(P)-dependent oxidoreductase has protein sequence MTSTALITGATSGIGAEFARQLANRGYNLVLTARNEDRLRDSAAALAREYSVQTEYVVADLADPEGVERVSRRLEKPDITMLVNNAGYGLKNSFERNDLSVELDHLNVLVAAPLQLSHTALNTMLSRMENPGGHIINVASVAGFIPRGTYSAAKSWVITFSRWANIAYRGRGIHVTALCPGFVHTEFHQRMDMDKSLYPGWMWLDAERVVREGLADAFAGKGVSIPSKRYKLLAWFGARGPQTLVTRIAGRGR, from the coding sequence ATGACTTCAACAGCATTGATTACCGGCGCAACGTCCGGCATTGGAGCCGAGTTCGCCCGTCAGCTGGCCAACCGTGGCTACAACCTGGTGCTGACTGCCCGCAATGAGGACCGGTTGCGCGACTCCGCCGCCGCCCTGGCGCGCGAGTATTCGGTGCAGACCGAATACGTCGTCGCCGACCTCGCGGACCCCGAAGGCGTGGAACGGGTGAGCAGGCGGCTGGAAAAACCGGACATCACCATGCTGGTGAATAACGCCGGCTACGGACTGAAGAACAGCTTTGAGCGCAATGACCTGTCCGTGGAGCTGGATCACCTGAACGTCCTGGTGGCTGCACCGCTGCAGCTAAGCCATACGGCGCTGAACACCATGCTGTCCCGGATGGAGAACCCCGGCGGGCACATCATCAATGTCGCCTCCGTGGCCGGGTTCATTCCGCGCGGCACCTACAGCGCGGCCAAGTCCTGGGTGATCACCTTCAGCCGGTGGGCCAACATCGCCTACCGCGGCCGCGGGATCCACGTCACCGCGCTCTGCCCGGGGTTTGTGCACACGGAATTCCACCAGCGCATGGACATGGACAAGTCCCTGTATCCCGGCTGGATGTGGCTCGACGCCGAACGCGTGGTGCGCGAGGGACTTGCCGATGCCTTCGCCGGCAAGGGCGTGTCCATCCCCAGCAAGCGCTACAAGCTGCTCGCCTGGTTCGGTGCGCGCGGCCCGCAGACACTGGTCACCCGGATCGCCGGCCGCGGCCGCTAG
- a CDS encoding AbgT family transporter, with amino-acid sequence MTTESASTRSGRSSLPDRLLGTVERIGNKLPDPFMLFLFLFLIVAVLSTAMAWANVVVTVPGAAEETVIKGFFTAEGLSWFTTTLGANYLGFPPLATVLPILLAVGVAEKSGLLSALIRRAFGSAPRWALPYAVGFVGVTGSIMSDAAFVVIPPLAALVFKAAGRHPVAGLLGGFAAAGAGYSTSMLVTSLDALFSGITTAVTASLPNPGAPVNPLSNYFFNFVSSFVLILLAGFIIDKILEPRLTRQGVPTEETADAEAEGTNTGSAAAVPALSSELTWTERKGVIWAVAAGAVVAAAILAGALLPDSPWRNEDGGFLPKSPLLNSIVFIVFVLFTVPGLVYGKITGTIASAKDIPRVMGASIKDMSGFLVLAFILGQFIALFNWSGIGNWIAVAGAGGLESIGLTGYPAIIGFIALASVLNLFIISGSAMWTLMASVFVPMFALLGFEPAFIQGAFRVGDSATQILTPLNPYMIVLLTMLRKYEPQAGLGTVIARMLPFTVLFWLAWVGVLTVFYVLNLPMGPGNGIYIGG; translated from the coding sequence ATGACCACTGAATCTGCTTCCACCCGCTCCGGCCGTTCCAGCCTTCCCGACCGGCTGCTGGGCACAGTGGAACGGATCGGCAACAAGCTGCCGGACCCGTTCATGCTCTTCCTGTTCCTCTTCCTGATCGTGGCGGTGCTGTCCACGGCCATGGCGTGGGCCAACGTGGTGGTGACGGTCCCGGGCGCGGCCGAGGAAACGGTCATCAAGGGGTTCTTCACCGCGGAAGGGCTCAGCTGGTTCACCACCACCCTCGGTGCGAACTACCTGGGCTTCCCGCCGCTGGCCACCGTGCTGCCGATCCTGCTGGCCGTAGGCGTGGCCGAGAAATCCGGGCTGCTCTCGGCCCTGATCCGCCGCGCTTTCGGCTCGGCGCCGCGCTGGGCGCTGCCATACGCCGTCGGCTTTGTCGGCGTGACCGGGTCGATCATGTCCGACGCCGCGTTTGTGGTGATCCCGCCGCTGGCCGCGCTGGTCTTCAAGGCCGCCGGACGCCATCCCGTGGCCGGGCTGCTGGGCGGTTTCGCCGCCGCGGGCGCCGGTTATTCCACCTCCATGCTGGTCACCAGCCTCGATGCGCTCTTTTCCGGGATTACGACCGCGGTCACCGCGTCCCTGCCCAACCCCGGCGCCCCGGTGAACCCGCTGTCCAACTACTTCTTCAACTTCGTCTCCTCCTTCGTGCTGATCCTGCTGGCCGGATTCATCATCGACAAGATCCTTGAACCGAGGCTGACCCGGCAGGGTGTGCCCACTGAGGAAACCGCCGATGCCGAGGCCGAGGGGACAAACACCGGCTCCGCAGCCGCCGTCCCCGCGCTGTCCTCGGAACTGACCTGGACCGAGCGCAAAGGCGTGATCTGGGCGGTGGCGGCCGGCGCCGTCGTCGCCGCGGCCATCCTTGCGGGCGCACTGCTGCCGGACTCCCCGTGGCGCAACGAAGACGGCGGCTTCCTGCCCAAGTCCCCGCTGCTGAACTCGATCGTCTTCATCGTGTTCGTCCTCTTCACCGTGCCGGGCCTGGTCTACGGCAAGATCACCGGCACCATCGCTTCGGCCAAGGACATCCCCCGCGTGATGGGTGCATCGATCAAGGACATGAGCGGGTTCCTGGTGCTGGCGTTCATCCTGGGCCAGTTCATTGCCCTGTTCAACTGGTCCGGGATCGGCAACTGGATTGCCGTGGCCGGGGCCGGCGGCCTGGAATCCATCGGGTTGACCGGCTATCCCGCGATCATCGGCTTCATCGCGCTGGCTTCCGTGCTGAACCTGTTCATCATTTCCGGCTCGGCCATGTGGACGCTGATGGCTTCGGTGTTTGTGCCCATGTTTGCCCTGCTCGGCTTTGAACCGGCCTTCATCCAGGGCGCCTTCCGGGTGGGGGATTCCGCCACCCAGATCCTCACTCCGCTGAACCCGTACATGATCGTGCTGCTGACCATGCTGCGCAAATATGAGCCGCAGGCCGGGCTGGGCACCGTCATCGCCAGGATGCTGCCCTTCACCGTGCTTTTCTGGCTCGCCTGGGTAGGGGTGTTGACCGTGTTCTACGTGCTGAACCTGCCGATGGGGCCGGGCAACGGAATATACATCGGCGGCTAG
- a CDS encoding HdeD family acid-resistance protein: MSLDIAGLTRTAVRTIRGGLALTGVLSIVLGALVLFWPEATLEVIAFLFGLFFLVAGAVRVITGLVTPLLGGLRVLNILTGVLLFIFGVVAMRNPLASLAVLALAIGVAWIVEGIMALAETESGGSRWYAIAYGVISIIAGIVVLFLPVGSLTTLVIFGGIFLVVLGIVEVVRAFTFGRGLPRAA, encoded by the coding sequence ATGAGTCTGGACATAGCCGGACTCACCCGCACAGCAGTCCGCACTATCCGCGGAGGCCTGGCACTGACCGGGGTCCTCTCCATTGTCCTGGGGGCCCTCGTGCTGTTCTGGCCCGAGGCCACCCTCGAGGTGATCGCGTTCCTGTTCGGGCTGTTCTTCCTTGTAGCCGGGGCCGTCCGTGTCATCACCGGACTCGTGACACCGTTGTTGGGCGGACTGCGGGTGCTGAACATCCTCACCGGCGTACTGCTCTTCATCTTTGGCGTGGTGGCGATGCGCAACCCGCTGGCCTCGCTCGCCGTGCTCGCACTGGCGATCGGAGTGGCGTGGATCGTCGAGGGCATCATGGCGCTGGCTGAAACCGAAAGCGGCGGCTCCCGCTGGTATGCGATCGCCTACGGTGTCATCAGCATTATTGCCGGCATTGTGGTGCTGTTCCTGCCGGTGGGCTCGCTGACGACCCTGGTCATCTTCGGCGGCATCTTCCTGGTGGTGCTGGGGATCGTGGAAGTGGTGCGCGCCTTCACCTTCGGCCGGGGCCTGCCGCGGGCTGCGTAG
- a CDS encoding alpha/beta fold hydrolase, which translates to MGTDIRTRNNVRVLGNPDGPVIMFAHGFGCDQGMFHRVLPRFIADYRVVLFDHVGAGNSDPEAYASAKYSSLAGYTSDVQEIMAELDLQEVTFVGHSVGGMMGVAAAAADPSRFKALVFLASSPSYMDYPEDGYVGGTSQSDIHELLASLDNNYMVWAAAMAPVIMGNPDSPELHAELEGGICRINPTVAREFARVAFLTDIRHLLTDVTVPALVMQCSNDMLAPVEVGEYTQEHLPNATLTVLEATGHLPHVSAPAETADTIIGYLSRAA; encoded by the coding sequence ATGGGGACAGATATCCGCACCCGCAACAACGTTCGGGTCCTGGGCAACCCGGACGGCCCGGTCATCATGTTCGCGCATGGCTTCGGCTGCGACCAGGGCATGTTCCACCGTGTCCTGCCCCGATTCATCGCTGATTACCGGGTGGTCCTGTTCGACCACGTGGGTGCGGGCAACTCCGACCCGGAGGCCTACGCCTCGGCCAAGTACTCCTCACTGGCCGGCTACACCTCCGATGTCCAGGAGATCATGGCGGAACTCGACCTGCAGGAGGTCACCTTTGTGGGCCACAGCGTCGGCGGCATGATGGGTGTGGCTGCAGCAGCGGCAGATCCGTCCCGCTTCAAGGCCCTGGTCTTCCTCGCCTCCTCGCCCAGCTACATGGATTACCCGGAAGACGGGTACGTGGGCGGCACGTCCCAGTCAGACATCCACGAACTGCTGGCGTCGCTGGACAACAACTACATGGTCTGGGCCGCAGCCATGGCCCCGGTCATCATGGGCAACCCCGATTCCCCCGAGCTCCATGCCGAACTCGAGGGCGGCATCTGCCGGATCAATCCAACGGTTGCACGCGAATTTGCCCGGGTTGCCTTCCTCACCGATATCCGCCACCTGCTCACCGATGTCACTGTGCCGGCCCTGGTCATGCAGTGCAGCAACGACATGCTGGCGCCCGTGGAGGTCGGTGAGTACACGCAGGAACACCTGCCCAATGCAACGCTGACTGTCCTGGAGGCCACCGGCCACCTGCCGCATGTCAGCGCTCCCGCAGAAACGGCAGACACGATCATCGGCTACCTGAGCCGGGCAGCGTAA
- a CDS encoding phosphoribosyltransferase: MSASRPYRDRQDAGRALGVELAPYFGAPRLLVLGLPRGGVPVAAAVAGVLRAPLDIVAVRKVGVPAQPELAAGAMAWLAGNVTTVRNETVLADWQRAMGSFQPQDAGAADRAFDEAAAISLLELIRRDKLYRMRRPPLDVSGRTVIVVDDGLATGSTMRAALLALRAQEPARLVAAAPVSCGNAADAAAVADDVVIPWNGAGLSAVGQAYAVFGQTTDDEVRKILGTP; encoded by the coding sequence ATGAGCGCATCGCGGCCGTACCGGGACAGGCAGGACGCCGGGCGGGCCCTCGGCGTCGAACTTGCGCCGTACTTCGGCGCACCGCGGCTGCTGGTCCTGGGACTCCCGCGCGGAGGCGTGCCGGTGGCCGCCGCGGTAGCCGGAGTGCTGCGGGCCCCGCTGGACATCGTGGCCGTGCGAAAGGTCGGGGTGCCGGCCCAGCCGGAGCTGGCCGCCGGCGCCATGGCCTGGCTCGCCGGCAATGTCACCACGGTCCGGAATGAAACCGTGCTGGCGGACTGGCAGCGGGCCATGGGGTCATTCCAGCCGCAGGACGCCGGCGCAGCGGACCGCGCCTTTGACGAGGCCGCCGCCATCTCGCTGCTTGAGCTGATCCGGCGCGACAAGCTCTACCGGATGCGCCGGCCGCCGCTGGATGTCAGCGGCAGGACGGTGATTGTGGTGGATGACGGGCTCGCCACCGGCAGCACCATGCGGGCCGCGTTGCTGGCGCTGCGCGCGCAGGAGCCGGCCCGGCTGGTAGCGGCGGCTCCGGTCAGCTGCGGCAACGCCGCGGACGCAGCGGCAGTGGCCGACGACGTCGTCATCCCCTGGAACGGAGCCGGCCTGTCCGCCGTGGGACAGGCCTACGCGGTTTTCGGCCAGACCACGGACGATGAGGTCCGGAAGATCCTGGGCACACCGTGA
- a CDS encoding M20 family metallopeptidase: MTRLTVPSTAYLTRLDAETRLRMATAKTPDSPFAGAPGELAAAVEAQVEALAADLSGVVHTLHQDPETAYQEHRSAAYLVQLLHRHGIEAQLGAYGLPTAISAEIGGTGTGTGAGTETGAAAPTIAILAEYDALPEVGHACGHNVIAATGVGAFIALARTLKEDPAAFEGRVLFLGTPAEEGHSGKEVMARNGAFDGVDAAIMVHPYAMDLAEQVWLGRRLLTVTFSGVAAHASAQPFMGRNALDAASLAYTAIGLLRQQLPPSDRVHAIITEGGQRPSVIPEKAVLKLYARSKYPETLKDLSARLEDIARGAALMTGTGVQIDWDEHPPSLPVRTNSALTGRWVAAQQRRGRAPLPAGVVSETIAASTDFGNVSYRIPGIHPLIGIAPADVALHTRAFAEAAGSEAADAGALDGAAGLALTALDYLSDPELRAAVAQEFKDAGGPVDVPAYFA; encoded by the coding sequence ATGACGCGCCTCACAGTCCCCAGTACGGCTTACCTGACCCGGCTCGACGCCGAAACCCGGCTCCGGATGGCCACGGCCAAAACACCGGACTCACCCTTCGCCGGTGCCCCCGGTGAACTTGCCGCCGCCGTCGAGGCGCAGGTGGAGGCGCTCGCCGCCGACCTGTCCGGGGTGGTCCACACCCTGCACCAGGATCCGGAAACCGCCTACCAGGAACACCGCAGCGCCGCTTACCTGGTCCAGCTGCTGCACCGTCACGGCATCGAAGCACAGCTGGGTGCCTACGGCCTGCCCACCGCGATCAGCGCCGAAATCGGCGGCACCGGCACCGGCACCGGCGCCGGCACCGAAACCGGCGCCGCCGCACCCACAATCGCCATCCTGGCCGAATACGATGCACTGCCCGAGGTGGGCCACGCCTGCGGGCACAACGTCATCGCGGCCACCGGCGTCGGCGCCTTCATTGCGCTGGCCCGGACGCTGAAGGAAGACCCGGCGGCCTTTGAGGGCCGGGTGCTGTTCCTCGGCACTCCGGCGGAGGAGGGGCACTCCGGCAAGGAGGTGATGGCCCGCAACGGGGCGTTCGACGGCGTCGACGCCGCCATTATGGTCCACCCTTACGCCATGGACCTGGCCGAGCAGGTCTGGCTGGGCCGGCGGCTGCTGACCGTGACGTTCAGCGGAGTGGCGGCGCATGCCTCCGCGCAGCCGTTCATGGGACGCAACGCCCTGGACGCCGCGTCGCTGGCCTATACCGCCATCGGGCTGCTCCGCCAGCAGCTGCCGCCGTCGGACCGGGTGCACGCGATCATCACCGAGGGCGGGCAGCGCCCCAGCGTCATTCCGGAAAAGGCAGTGCTGAAGCTCTACGCCCGGTCCAAGTACCCCGAAACCCTCAAAGACCTCAGCGCCCGGCTGGAGGACATCGCCCGCGGCGCGGCCCTGATGACCGGCACGGGCGTGCAGATTGACTGGGATGAACACCCGCCCTCGCTGCCGGTGCGCACCAACTCCGCCCTTACAGGCCGGTGGGTAGCGGCCCAACAGCGCCGCGGCCGCGCTCCGCTGCCCGCCGGCGTCGTCTCCGAGACCATCGCCGCCTCCACCGACTTCGGCAATGTCAGCTACCGGATCCCCGGCATCCATCCACTGATCGGCATCGCTCCCGCCGATGTTGCGCTCCACACCCGCGCGTTCGCCGAGGCCGCAGGATCCGAGGCCGCCGATGCGGGGGCGCTCGACGGCGCCGCCGGGCTGGCCCTGACCGCCCTGGACTATCTCAGCGATCCGGAACTGCGCGCCGCCGTGGCCCAGGAGTTCAAGGATGCCGGCGGGCCCGTGGACGTCCCCGCCTACTTCGCCTGA
- a CDS encoding ammonium transporter yields MDSGNTAWLLASSALVCLMIPGIAFFYGGMVGSRRILNMMLMCFGGASLVAVLWVLYGYSASFGNSLTGAGLLGDPLEFLGLSDLLVEDEASALPLALFAAFQLMFACVTTALVAGAAAGRMKFGAWMLFAGLWATLVYFPVAHWVFAFSSEDGSVTGGWIANQLGAIDFAGGTAVHLNAGVAALALALVLGRSKGWPHSHGKPHSRPLVLLGAGLLWVGWYGFNAGSALSAGHTAAVVFLNTAVAAAAGLLGWMLMDRLRLGTSSSLGAASGLISALVAITPACGAVSPLGALAIGLLAGLVCSLAIEWKYRLGYDDSLDVVGVHAVGGLLGTLLIGLFATEAAPNGVSGLFYGGGFELLGIQALAAGAVLVYSFVVTWVIAKVLALTIGLRIPEESELQGIDLAAHAESAYLNDEDPVELGARP; encoded by the coding sequence ATGGACTCTGGAAACACCGCCTGGCTGCTTGCCAGTTCCGCTTTGGTTTGCCTGATGATTCCCGGTATCGCCTTCTTCTACGGAGGAATGGTGGGGTCTCGCCGGATCCTGAACATGATGTTGATGTGCTTTGGGGGCGCCAGCCTGGTTGCCGTGCTGTGGGTGCTTTACGGCTACTCGGCGTCCTTCGGCAACTCCCTCACCGGGGCCGGGCTCCTCGGAGACCCGCTGGAGTTCCTCGGCCTCTCCGACCTGCTGGTCGAGGACGAGGCCAGTGCGCTGCCGCTGGCACTGTTCGCCGCGTTCCAGCTGATGTTCGCCTGCGTCACCACTGCGCTGGTGGCCGGGGCCGCGGCCGGGCGCATGAAGTTCGGCGCGTGGATGCTGTTCGCGGGTCTGTGGGCCACGCTGGTCTACTTCCCGGTGGCCCACTGGGTGTTCGCGTTCAGCAGCGAGGACGGCTCGGTGACCGGAGGCTGGATCGCCAACCAGCTCGGTGCCATCGACTTCGCCGGCGGCACCGCCGTCCACCTCAACGCCGGGGTCGCGGCATTGGCCCTGGCCCTGGTCCTGGGCCGCAGCAAGGGCTGGCCGCACTCCCACGGCAAGCCGCACAGCCGTCCGCTGGTGCTGCTCGGCGCCGGGTTGCTCTGGGTCGGGTGGTACGGCTTCAACGCCGGTTCGGCGCTGAGCGCCGGGCACACCGCCGCCGTCGTCTTCCTGAACACTGCCGTGGCCGCAGCCGCCGGGCTGCTCGGCTGGATGCTGATGGACCGGCTGCGGCTGGGCACCTCTTCCTCGCTGGGTGCAGCCTCAGGGCTGATCTCCGCGCTGGTGGCCATCACTCCCGCGTGTGGCGCGGTGAGCCCGCTTGGCGCCCTGGCGATCGGCCTGCTGGCCGGGCTGGTGTGCTCGCTGGCCATCGAATGGAAGTACCGGCTCGGGTATGACGATTCGCTCGACGTCGTCGGCGTCCACGCCGTCGGAGGCCTGCTGGGCACCCTGCTGATCGGCCTGTTCGCCACCGAGGCTGCACCGAACGGTGTCAGCGGACTGTTTTACGGCGGCGGTTTCGAGCTGCTGGGAATCCAGGCGCTCGCAGCGGGGGCAGTGCTTGTCTACTCCTTCGTGGTCACGTGGGTGATCGCCAAGGTCCTGGCGCTGACCATCGGCCTGCGGATCCCCGAGGAAAGCGAACTGCAGGGCATCGATCTGGCAGCCCACGCCGAATCTGCGTACCTGAACGACGAGGATCCGGTGGAGCTGGGCGCCCGCCCGTAG
- a CDS encoding dihydrofolate reductase family protein — protein MGKVIYYVASSMDGYIATEDDNLDWLLSFGFEAFQAHFDQFMASVGSLVMGSATYEWVRVNEPGTWAYGTLPCQVLTSRSLQAPEGTGVRFTSGDIGSICAAAVSDAGDADVWVIGGGKVAAQFADAGLLDEIRVTYMPVALGRGRPLLPVTAPTAPMRLTGTTSFNGGAAELRYSLELRPPQHL, from the coding sequence ATGGGCAAGGTTATTTACTACGTCGCATCATCCATGGATGGTTATATCGCCACGGAGGACGACAATCTGGACTGGTTGCTGAGCTTCGGCTTCGAGGCCTTCCAGGCCCACTTCGACCAGTTCATGGCTTCCGTTGGCTCACTGGTGATGGGCTCGGCCACCTATGAGTGGGTGCGCGTCAACGAGCCCGGCACCTGGGCGTACGGCACGCTCCCCTGCCAGGTCCTGACCAGCCGCAGCCTGCAGGCACCGGAAGGCACCGGCGTGCGCTTCACCTCCGGGGACATCGGGTCGATCTGCGCGGCGGCGGTCTCCGATGCAGGGGACGCCGACGTCTGGGTGATAGGTGGCGGCAAGGTGGCGGCACAGTTCGCCGACGCGGGGTTGCTGGACGAAATCCGGGTCACGTATATGCCCGTCGCCCTGGGCCGCGGACGCCCCTTGCTGCCGGTGACAGCGCCCACCGCGCCCATGCGGCTGACCGGCACGACGTCGTTCAACGGCGGGGCGGCCGAGCTCCGGTATTCGCTGGAATTGCGTCCCCCGCAGCACCTGTAG